The following is a genomic window from Malus sylvestris chromosome 7, drMalSylv7.2, whole genome shotgun sequence.
GTTCAATTTACATGCACACGAACCACTATTACATAACCAGAACAAAATGCACCGAGTTTCAAACTGACAAATTAAGTAGATGCACGCACACGTAGTCCATACATGCTAGTTGAATATCTTCAAGGTCGCTCACGGGCATCTCTGTGGACACAGAAAAGGCTTGGGAGGCATTTGTAAGAATTTGACACCTCCTTCAAGCATCTCTATGATTTTCTTCATCGGTGGACGGACGATAACTTGGCTTCATTTGTATACACCATAAGGCCGTTATAAGCATTTTTTTAGTATCTGCGGTTCCTCCCCTGTAACGTCGCCCATCTCCGAGTCCCTTCCCCCATCATATTGATCATAAACCCACGATTGAAGTGCGGGAAGCATGGCCCGGCCATCCATTTCCCATACAGGATCAAAGATTGCAAAGAGAGACATGAGACTGTTCTTCAGCTGCCAAATATTCCAGTCAAATTTTCTGTCAAAAGCATAGATAAGCATCAGAAACTCAGACTATATGACCCAGATAATTGCCGGCTGGTGAAGGTTTTGGAAATCCAAAACATGTCATCCTCTCCCTTCTACACATTCATGCAGTTGATTCATATTATTACGTTGGGATGCTACGGTCTTGTTTGAAGATGTATCATCTTTTATCAGtcccattttatttttataatcccGAGACTATTACGGAGTACTGGAATAAACCAAACTGTAAAAATGAGATGCAGAGGGCAACAGGTCTAGATTGAAGAACAATAGCACCAACAATGAAATTGAATGTGCACTTGACAGTCTTGAAGGAACCAAGCATGAGTAAGTGGATAACGtgtatttatttcttttcctcAAGTTTTTACAGATTCTTAATTTTCCATTACGTAACATTTTTCGTTTTCTATAATTAGTTTctctttttaaattaaagatagaGGGAAAATGTATGGAAATAAGGGAGGAGGGAGGGTAGAGGAAGGAAGGGAGGAGGGAGGGTAGAGGAAGGAAATCAGAGAAATTAAGGGATTGTGTAaagtaaaacttaaaaattaaaactactTTTAATTGTTCATGGCTCGCTCAATAGCAGTTTCATTTTTTGTGCTAGATGTTAGATGTGGATGGGAAATATATGAGAGCGGGGACGATGGAAACAAGGAGaatatatgaaaacaaaaacctaaaattgttttttaattttttaattttaatttttcattttgtgaGTCATGATCCCAtgtatattttcttataaaTTCCTTCAGCTATCTGTCCTTCGTTCTCTTTTCTTGCTCGTTCCTCCACTTACTTTCCTTCTATATAAGACATTGAAAATTAAGAACTAAAAATGACATCATACCGAAGGAAGTCTTTTTGTTTTTACTATTcattatcaaaagaaaaaaaattgaaaactaaaaggtTATCAAACGGTCAGACATATTACACATATGAATATTTAGTAGTCTGATTCTGTCATTATAATTTACACATAGAACAACAAAAGTAGTGGTTACAGGTGAGTCGCCATACctggtttttcaatttttttcatgtgtAGACGACAACACTGAGGATATAACATATGAGCTTGGTGTTTCTTTGCAGGTGCATCTTTCGGAATGTTCGTCCTCTTGCTACTGGTCATTGCAGTCTATCGTGTCTATAGCTATGCTAGACCATAACTTCACTCCAAAACTTTCGGATTTTGGTTTGGCCAATTGTGCTCCAAGGATCAAAGAATAGTGTCAATGGCTACAGCTAGAGGGACCAAGGGCTACATTGCACCAGAAGTGTTCTCTAGGAACTTAGGAAATGTTTCATATAAGTTAGATGTCTATAGTTTTGGGATGCTTTTGATGGTACAAGGTAAAAGGATATTGGTGCAACCATGGAGAACACTGACGAGACTTACTGCCCAGAGATACTCTATAATCTTCTTGAAGATGGAGAAGACCCAAGAGTCCATACTGGGGAAGGAGATGGTAAAATTCGAAAGAAACTTGCAACACAGGGCACTGGTGCATCCAATGGCACCCAGTGGATCGCCCTTCCATGAAACTGGCGATTTGTAGATGTTTGAAGGAGGAGAAAACTTAACCTTGCCTCCTAAGCCTTTTGCTTCTGCAGGAATCAGCGCAACTGTGCCATCAAGAAATTTGAATCTACAGTTAGAAACAATTGTTGATTTAGATAGTAATGAGTAATCAGACATTAAAACAAGAGTCCACGTCAGCAATGATCCAAAAGGTCAATCATCCAACATAATGTAGCAACATAGGATTGTCAAGTAAGAGAACATTTCTTGTACGATGGATGTATATGTgtaattgttgaataaaaataatatggatatGAATTTATGTCAACATGATGCTAGAATTGTGTAGCTCGACAGAAGACGTAAATGTGGATGGACAAAATTCCACCTCTCAGGAAAGTACCGCAATGTCAGCTTTTTATTCAAATCTTGACCTATATATGCATTCTAATAGTACAAACAAAACTTTACAATGTTAGCTTCTAATagtataaacaaaaaattctcCAAAGGCACCATAAGAGAGAGGCCTCCCTGAACTGATGAAGCAAAAACTTTGCCTTACAAATTAAAACCTATCAATCAATAAATACAAGTTAAATAGttcttttcttctccttttttttcttttcttttttggtcaaacaaGTTGTTCAGGCTACTGTTAAATTGTAACATTTCACCAAAAGAATTAAGACATTCAACTTCACTGTACCATCAAATTTGCACATTGAAAAAGAAGTGGTCCTCATTACCAAAATTGCATATTATATCAATGTCACTAATTCTTTTGATTTTACCTCGCAAACAAGTGTCATACATGAACAAAcaaacttccttttttttcccaAGTCATGCACACACAAACTTATGATTAGCAAATTGCATGCTGGAGTTTAAATATTTCCTCTTTAGttctttactctctctctcacatttcTGTCCTTGAGTGCTCTTAAAATATTAGAAACAAGATTATCAACATCCATTTTATAACCTAACAGTTAGACCATGaccaaaaatgaaagagaaaaaaCGGCATTTGTTACCTTGGGGATACTAAGATAAGGCAAAAAACAAGTCCACTCATTGACAATGTTGTCCTTAATCCCGCCCAACTCTTTGCCATGACCACCTTTACATACAATCCTTGCTGCACCTCATCACTGCTTTAATCTTCACCCGTTTTACCAAACGGAAGAGACTGCTACATAATAAACATAAGTATTTCAATCGGGCATCTGTAATGCAGCAGAGAGCAAGTCCGCCTTCAAGAGAacaataaattataattattaCCTTCTTTTTCCCTCAACGGCAACATATAAGTGTTACTTGAACCACGCAAGTTGAGTTTTTTCCTTTTACCTCATACCAATAAAGGAGCATAAACCTTTTCAAACTACTACCCATGCCTCCATTTCTTCTCAAGAGAACAGTCAAAGAGCTAGTTTTCCAAGCCCACCGTtgatgaatgttttcactcagaATACGAGGGTGGAAAACCAACAATTAAATTGCTCCATATCTGGAGATCTTAACCTAAGAAAACGAATACTGGTCAAATTATGAAGAAAGTGTCGTCTTTACAGTCTCACCTTCGCTCCTTCAATCCATCCGTAAGTGGAATGATTTAACAGTATTGGGCCCCAAGGGATTGTTTCATCGGCATCTCCTTCTTATCCATTTCCTCTTTCCACAACCAAACCCCCACCATTCAAACCCCACCCCAAAACCCCCCTTCTACCAAACAGCAGAGTTAGATCTCAGATCTTCTTTATGGAATTCAAGTATGCTCCTGATATAACCATTCTTAGTTTGTTAAGGAAAGAGTTCTCACAATCACTAGTAGCAGATGTAACAGGCGAAAGAACAGCAATAAGAATAAAATTTTCCCCATTTCCGACGTCTATTTCATACAACTCAAGAAAAACTTCTCTAAACTCGCGTATCATTGTTGTGTAAAATGACCGATTTGGAGGAATAACATTTATAGCAAAGATGCCATTATCACAAAGAACTGATTTGGCAGCCAAAAGCACATGCTTCCTAACAAACTCAAATGGCGGAGCAATTAAACTGCCCCAAGCTTCACTTGAATCCAAATCAACTAGCACTGCATCAAATTTAGTATCAACGGCATTGCCATCACCCACGTCACAAGACTCACTACCATCCTCTACCTCATCTGCAAAAATAGAACCGGCATTCTGTCCACTAACACGGAAAGCAAGTTTCTCTATAAACTTTATTGCATCTCCAACGTGAACATTGATATGCTCACCATTTTCTAGTCCGAAATACTTCCTAGCAACCCTTAGAACCCCCTCATCCGCCTCCACACCCACAACCTGAAAACTCAAATGGGTACTTAAAAATCCAAGCAAAGCTCCACCGCCAACTCCTAAACACAAAGCTTGGGGCCTACACCCACTTCGAATCTGTTCCTCGatacaagaagcaacaagactCAGACTTGCCACCATAGGAACCAAATAAGGGTGCACTAAAACACTATTATCCAGCCTAAACTCTATTTCTCCAAATTCCAcacaatcaaaaccaaaacccatctTTGGAACAAGGCGTACCTCCGTTTGAACCAAATTGGGCATTCTCTTAAACCTCAAACGCCTCCTGAACTCCCTCTTCGAAACCTCGCCGGCGCCACTCTCAATCTCCACATCCTCCACCACCATTTCCCCAACCAGAGACCCAACACACCTCTCCAAAACCACACTAGAAACCACATTATCTTCATAACACAAAATGGGTATCTCAGGAATGCCAAATTTGAAGCAACACTTTGGAGATAAAGCAAGCAAAAGAGGTTTCAATTTCTCACTCACCCCGAGTTCCTCATTACACGACGTGCCGTTTTTATCCGGACGGTGGTAGATTGGCGGTGAATGGTGAGCGTCTACGGATCGGTCGCTGCCGATGAGGATTAGGCGGGAGATCCCAGGCGAGCTGAGAAGGAGCTGGAGGTGGCCCGACTCGGTGGAGAATATCCAGTCGGACTCGCGGTGGATGGGGACGAGCATGGCGGCGACTCGGGGTGAGTCAGTGAGTTGAAGAGGTGAGTCGAGGACGGCGACGCGGAGGAGTGAGGAGGAGTTGGAGGGGTTTGGGAAAGTGAAGGTAATGAAACGAGATGGGGTTATGGTTTCGAATGTGTTCTTCTCCAGAGCCATTTCGAATGTGAACAGTTTGGAAAATTTGGGGAATTATGAATTTGACAAACCTCGGGGCTCGAGTATTTTTCATTACTCTATATAGTTTCCTTTTCTGTTTTATGAATTTTAataggactttttttttttttttttaaattttataaatttggttttgattcaagATTCGAAAGATCTTTCGCTTATATGTAAATATTAATTGACAGCAATTCTCAATGTTAAATAACTACTTGTTAGAAAACAAATATTTATATTACGAGGTTGTATTATAGAGTGGACCGAAACAAATATTCAACAATATACACACTAATTGATCAATTTTGAGCATTTTTGTAGATTATATGATTGGAAAGCAAGAGCATtacataaacaattaaaattattacGAAATTTTGCTGGGAAATACTTGCTAATAAGCGATAAGAAGAATGTTAGGCACCTTCCCTACTTGTATTCTCTAACTTGTCTTTCCCAAACAATGGATGACATATGGGTATTGTGTTTAAAATTTCTTTCTACTCATTTCTACTAGTATCATGAACTAAATCTCATATATCAACCAAATTATTAATGATATCCATCGAAGTACATTTGTCAAATATTCGCAATTCTACTTAAACGGTTTGGGAGAGGCAAAGTAAACAAAAACTTCGAACTACAAGAACTTAAAACTagaaagatacaaaattacacaaaaataaaaaggagaatCTTTAGAAAATTAAACttgcataaaaaataatattaataattagATTTGTGGTGAATAATATCAATGATTTGGTTGATATATAGGATTTAATTAGAAGTAatggtggaaagaaaagaaagaaattttaatACAATTAATACATAGATTTAGGTGTAATGATTGTCCACATGTATTCATTGAGTGAGAAAAAAAGTTGGAAAAGGCGTGTAAAAGGTATTTAACATTTTTCTTATTATAATAGTATAAATATAATATGAGAGTGGTATTACTAATTATCTTAGGGTGTGGTTGTTTGTCATCACTAACTTTCACTGGACTATATTAGATTACATATTAGTTTAGGCACGTGTTTATGACAAGCAAGACTAAGTTTGATGGGATAAAAGAGGGCTTGCCTCAATCCCTCACTAGGAGGTCTTACCAAGACCTCCCAAAAAGCATCGTACTGCTAAATTTGTCTGCTTTGCTTCGCCTCGAACTTGTCTTGTTTGCTTGGCACCGTCGAGATCCAAATCCCCAAAAGACGAGATCTTCGTGAACCCAATGGTGGATGTAGAACATGACAAGGAGGAGCGTAAAGAGGCTTAAGAGCCACCTAGTGCGCTTGAAGGAATACAGGAGGCCAAGAATGCCAACGATTTCCCATCAAAATCATTCCTTCGTCCATATAACCGCCAGAAGAGCGCCAATGTAGTAATACGACGTTGGAAGGAAAATCGTTATGTCAAAAGCACTACGAACAAATCAGAAACAATGCTATGAATAAGAAAACCAAGACGAGAAAATCATATGGAAACAACGTTTCCGATAATCTCAAGAAGAATCTTGATCCAAAGAGGTGCAAtatccaattttttatttcttcttaaATATTCTATATTTTATTGGAATCAGCGGGTTAAGGATTTTAGATATTGTGTTTTGCAGGAAAGATTTGgcaaaaaatgagaaaaaaagagaaatgagaGGTAGAGAATAGGACAGAGAAAAGGAGAAAGATAAAGATGAGTATTTCCAGAGGAGTAAAACGTAGCAATGGTCTTTcaaatttaatcaaattggagcaatgatcccttaactaaaaatccattaccattggtccctcaacttatcaaaatgtgtagctgtagtcattttcataaatttcgtcaaaattttgttaaaataagttatgttggaataaccatttatataattagggtccctcaactcatcaaagtgtgtaattatggtcattttcgttaattatgtcaaattttttgtcaaaacgagttatgttggaatgaccattgctacaattgggttaaagttaaggaaccatttctccagttgaattaaagctgagggactaatggtaatgaatttttagttgagggaccatagctgcacgttttgatgagttgagagaccaatggtaataagtttttagttaagggacctttgctctaattgagttaaagttaaaaaaccatagctacaatttactctttccAGATAGTAAAAGagttttttagaaaaatgaaaagaaagatttaataataaaatattattatataaataaaataataaaatattaagatTGGTTAATTATTCTACTTCTGGTACAAcatcaaatattttattaagttaGTCCAACTTAATCTATTCTAAATCAATCCAATTTAATCTCATAAACTAATCTAATTTGAGATAATCCATGCAATAACGCACCTTTAACGAGAGTATGATGGGAGACATTTTTTAATCTGTTAGAAATACAGTCTGATACACCAAATGTATAAtataattgtataaaaaaattattcaaatttttaatcaattATATTATTAGACTTGATTGGATGACGCTAGCTGTCACCGAGTAAAGTTTCCAATGATGGAGGTAAGGGCAAAAGGCGGCAAAAATTTCGAAGGCAACTTCCGCTAAATCTACGGATATCGCAATTTCCAAGTTTCAACACAACTATGTATCTCTCTGCGCTTCGTCTCCAATAAACGCAGcaggtatctctctctctctctctctatcaatACCCTGATCTCTGcatttcttcttattttctgtttggttgccgagaaaacaGAAGGACAATTTAAAGGAGAAGAATTATGATGGCCGCGTTAATCGTATTATCGGTGGTTCTGTGTTTTAATGTATTGAATCCAACATtgatgaattaattatttgttaaATAACAGGAAGGATTTACAATTGAAATTCATCTTACAAGTACCTTAAATCATATATTTTTCTTCCTTCGTAGATCCTCCGAATTGCTCCACTAGCTTCGATGTGTATAAGAGGGCATTTTCTAGAAAGTggtttataattttcatttaagTACTGCATTCTGATATTATTACCTTGTCttggattttttgttttgttctctgaattatgtttgtattattttccaagaaggttttttttttttttttaatcttattttgTAGTGCTATACCGTCGTATTTGCGTTCCTTTTATGTATTTGTGCTTaaatgttgttgttgttgaaactTATAAGTAATTGCTGCAATCGCAAAGGTTATGAGGTTCATGCTTAAAGGATGGTGGGAAATTAAGCTTGATATAATTGAAATTATGAAGCGGCAATAAATGGTTGTCATCttaaacaagatttgcttctTGCTCGATGAATTGAGGTTGGTAAAACAAATCTAGACAGTAAACATTTGAAACTGTCTAATGTCTACCCAAGTGATCATAAAAAAGGAGTATTTTTCTAAGTAAATAATTGGATATAATGGCCCAAATGGGAGAATAAAGAAAAATTGTCTTAATATTTATGATGGGATTTATGATCATCCCTGGTATGCTTGTCTGTGTATTATGGTTATTTGAAGGATAATTCTGTATGCGGTGAGAATGGTTTGTACACTTTTTTCCCCGTAATGTCagaaattgttcttgaaatttATGATTGACAGAAGTTTTCATAGTACAAGGAAAGTGAACTTAGAGGAGATGTACAGTCCAACTCATATCATATATGTTTGTAGTTTATGGAGTATTATCATTTTTAGAGAATATTTACTATTGGAAACATATGGGTTCTTATAGATTTCCTTGCTATATTTATCTCTCTTGTAggatttcatatatttatttaggTTCCTATGGAGATTCCTGTGGAGTTAGCTTAATGCGAATGCCTCTAACTTATGTCTGGGCAAGATATATTTATCAACGATTTAAAAGTTGAGCATTAGTGTTGggagaaaatgatgaaaatcTTAACTTAGAGTTTCACATTATTCCAGCGTACATTTCTTTATTTCCCATTACGTTGTTTGAAGTATTTTGTTTGTGCAGACGTTTTTAACTTCTGTTTTTTCTTGGTTTCTTATTGCTTATTCCATTGTTGGAGTAGTTTCTACTTCCTGTAACTTTCATGCTGTGGTTTAGAGTTAAAAATTCTTGCCTATGAGTTTGGTACGTGTCTCAACTAATTGGAAGTACATTTTGATAAAATTGCAGTCATCTCATATGACGAGTCAAATGCAAAAGCTCCTATTATAAGCTGGGCATATTGATTTGAAGTTTGTCACATGATGTAAAGAACCAGAGGATTTAATATTATCGCAACTATATGTTTGTTGCAGTGATATATACAAGTAATAAAACCTTACTTTAGTATTGAAACTCTAATATAAATCTGCTCTCTATCCAGCGTCATTGTTTATGTGGTTTGCATACTGTTGTTCTCTGTGTAAGTGcggtattctttttttttttttttttttttttttttttttttttttgtggggtgCATTTACTTGGTTTCAGTCCATGGTAGTATCCTATGAAGTAG
Proteins encoded in this region:
- the LOC126628284 gene encoding uncharacterized protein LOC126628284, coding for MALEKNTFETITPSRFITFTFPNPSNSSSLLRVAVLDSPLQLTDSPRVAAMLVPIHRESDWIFSTESGHLQLLLSSPGISRLILIGSDRSVDAHHSPPIYHRPDKNGTSCNEELGVSEKLKPLLLALSPKCCFKFGIPEIPILCYEDNVVSSVVLERCVGSLVGEMVVEDVEIESGAGEVSKREFRRRLRFKRMPNLVQTEVRLVPKMGFGFDCVEFGEIEFRLDNSVLVHPYLVPMVASLSLVASCIEEQIRSGCRPQALCLGVGGGALLGFLSTHLSFQVVGVEADEGVLRVARKYFGLENGEHINVHVGDAIKFIEKLAFRVSGQNAGSIFADEVEDGSESCDVGDGNAVDTKFDAVLVDLDSSEAWGSLIAPPFEFVRKHVLLAAKSVLCDNGIFAINVIPPNRSFYTTMIREFREVFLELYEIDVGNGENFILIAVLSPVTSATSDCENSFLNKLRMVISGAYLNSIKKI